The Azospirillum humicireducens DNA segment GGGATAGCGGCGCCCGGCGCGCGTCAGGACCACCGCGTCGGCATCCTCCTTCAGGTGCCCCTGCGCCGTTTCCACCAGGATGGCAAGCAATGCGGACGGCTCCCGCAGCAGGCTGACGGCCAGCGGCGAAAACGGTGCCGGCTCGCGGTCCTGCCGATTGCCGATCAGGCAGGCGATCCGGGCTGCGTTGCACTCCTCCGGCCACACGAAGGCGGCGTGGTCGGCGGAAGCCGAGACGTGAAGAAGCCGGGCGACCGGCGCCGGATCGCAGGACAATGCAATCGCAATGGCGGGGTCCGCGGCGTCGACCACGTCGCCTCCGGGTCCGAACACCGTTGGCGCCGCCCCGCCGATACCGATCCAGCTTGAATCCCCGGCAGCGCCGTGCGCCTGCGCCCAATCCTCGTCAGGCCAACTCAGCACCTCCTGGGCGTAACGGTCGAGGCCGACGCGCAAGGCTTGACCGATGTCGTCCCGCGCCGTCAGGGATGCACCGAAGACGCCGAGGCGCAACGACACCGTCTGTTCGGCGGGCTGCCAGGTCGGGATGAAGCGCAGGGTGTCGCACAGGTTCGGAAGCTGACGGGCGAACCAAGCGTCCAAGCGCGGCCGGACACGCGCTTCCCAACCGGGCCAACGATCGAGGTCCCGCCCGGCCTCCGCCAGCGCTCCGGCCACCGACATGGGTACCGGCGCCCGCGAGCCGCCGGACAGAAACACCGCTTCCCAGCCAGCCAGCGATGCCGCGAGACGGGAGAGCATCGCCCGCGCTTCCAGCAGGATGGACGATCCGAACGCCGCAAAGGAAGCGCTCTCCGGGCGGTCTGCATAAGGCAGCAGCCTGGCGTGCAGATCGGCCATGGCCGTCTGCAGGATCGTTACTGCCGCCCGCATGCCGCCGACCGGGCAGCGCCCCTTGGCCGCGGCCTCGTCGATGGCCCTGCGGCACCAACTTTCGAGATACAGGCCGAGAAGGATCCGCTCGCGGTCGCAGAAAGCCTTTTGTTCGTGGTCGGGCCGATCAACGGGCAGATAGCCGCCGCCGTATACGAAGGCTCCAACCGGCTCTTCGCCCGATTGGACTTTTCCGGCCAGGAGGACGCTTTGCGGAGCGGCGGGGCCGGACCAGAAGGCAGTGACCAACTGGTTGAGCAGCCCGCCATCGAGCGGCGCCGGAACCAGCGCGTCGACTTGTCCCTCCAGGCCGAGCCAGCGCCGCAGCACGCCTTCTTCCAGCGTGCGCTCCCGCACCCAGCGCCACAGTGCGTCCTGCGGCACGCGATGGACGCGGGCCAGCGCACCGCGGGCAAGGCCCGGTGCCGGCGGCGGCAGCCGTTCAGCCAGTGCCGGCGAGGCGAGCAGCCCCCAGATCAGCGCGGCGGCGGCCTCCACGCGGTCCCGGCGCTCGTCGAACGGTCGGCCGACGACGAACATCTGATCGAACAGATGGCGCGCCACATGGCGTTCACCATCGCGCTCGACCACCACCGGGTCCTCGCGCCGTGCCAGGAAACGTTCCATTTCGCGGGCGAAGGCCGCGATGCCCGCCTTTTCGCCGGTGGCAGCGTCGGCAGCCAGCGCCAGCGCCGTGACGCCATGCCCCTCGCCGGCCGCCACATGCGCAACGTCCGCCAGCAGGCCCGTCGCCTCGGCGTCGTCAGCGGCACCCACCGCGAACACCGCCACCTCATGCCGGGCGCGGCCTGCCAAGCGGTCGAGCACGGCTTTGCGCAGGATGTCGTGGTTGGCGAGACCGGCGGCGCGCGCCTTGGCGCGGTCGCCATCGGCGCCACGCGCCGTCGTCAGGGGTTGGCCCCGATCGAACCAGCATGCGAGCGGCACCCAGCTCCAGGCATCGGGCAGGGCTTGGCCGCGCAGCGCCGTCGCCATCGGCCAAAGGTCGGCATGCAGACCGAGTGTCTCCTGCGGATCCAGCATGACGCCGGGGCCGGGGCCGGGGCCGGGTTCGCGAACCGGGCCGACCTGCAGGGCGAGCAGGGCAACGCCCCCGTTGCCGCCAAAGCGTTCGCCGAGCCACTCCTTCAGTGTTTCCACCACGGCCCGGCCGTCCCGGCCAAGGCCGATGACCACCGCCGGACGCAGCGTCGGGCGGAACGGGGGCGATCCGAGCACCGGAACGGGCGGCGGCAGAGGAGCCGGGGCAAGGTCCGCCGCCATCCCCTTCCCCGCCTCGGGAAGCGCTGGCTCTGACGGGCAGCGAAGGACTCGTGACAGAGCCAGCATCAGCAGCGGGTGCGCCAGCGTCGTCGCGATCACGATGTCCAGCGGCCTGATCCAGCCGGTCCAGCGCGGCAGCACCAGAACCCGGTTGGCCGGGGGGCCTTCGGCGCTGCTCATGCCGCCGTCAGGCAGGCGCCAGGCAATGCGGCCCCTTTCCGCCACCACGGGATGCCATCCCAGGCAGTGCGCCTGCAACCCGTAGGTTACCGGCACCGGGATTCCGTCGAACTGCGGCAGAGGCCAGGACATGCTGGTGCCCTGAGCGGTCCGGATGTCGACCGGCATCGCCCCGCCGGTGTCGTCCACCGTGAACGGACGGGGAGCGTTGGCGACTTCGTCGAGAAGTCCGGCGATTGCCCGCTGCCCGCTCACCTCGGCGGCGAGGGCGGTGAACAGGGCCACCAAGCCGTCGAACCGGGCGGTCAGGAAAACCCGTTCCGAACTGCCGGCCACCGCCGACATCAGCGCCAGGGTCTCATCGCCGCCGAAACTGGCGCAATAGACGGCCGGTCCGGCCGGGTGACGGCGCAGCGCCTCGGCATGCGGCAGCACATCGTCCACGGTGTCGAAACCGTCGGAGAAAAGAATGACCGTGCGCTTCACGTCGGGGCGCGACGCGTCCAGCAACTCGCCGGCGCGCGCCAGCGCGGCTCCGATCTGCGTTCCACCGCCGGGCTGGATGGCGGAAATCGCATGGATGGCCCGACGCTTGTCGCCCGTGAATCCGCACAGGCATTCCGCGGCGTCATCGAACGATACGACGGCGACATGGATCGGATCGGGCAGCCGTCGCACGAAAGCCGAAGCAGCCCGGATCATTTCCCGCAACGGGCTGCCGGGGGTTGCGCCCATGCTGCCGGAATGATCGAGCAGGAGGACGACGTCGTGGTTCTGGACCGCTTCCGTCCTGATCGGCGGCTCGGCGGCCACGGTCACGGTGACAATGTCGCCGCGGCCGACGATGCGGCGGGAGACGCTTCGCCGGACCGCCTTGCCGCGCGACCGGCCGAACCACGCGATGAGACCCCAGCCGGAGCCCACCCACAGGATCAAGAGTCCCAGGATGATCATGGCGGTCATGCCAGCACCTCCTCTTCGAGGGCGATCGAGATGGCCGCGAGCGTCAGCAGGCGCTCTCCCGCGTCGGCATTGGGCTCGACATGCGAGCGCGTCCAGGCGTCGAGCACAGAGAAGTCTCCCGATTCCGGCCGTTCGGAAACCTCCGGCACCGGCGGGGACCGTACGAAGACTGCGGCAGCCGCAGCGAGGCTTGGGTCGCCCTGGGTCAGGAAGACACCGGGTTCGCTCAGGAACCAGCTCATGCGCCCCCAGGGGTCCGGACGTTCCGACAGGCAGCCGCCGCGGTAGAGCCGGGCGAACGAGCGGAAGCGATCCGGATCGGCCGCCGCCAGGGCGAGCGCGGGCGGCAGGTCGTCGATCTGGCGGTCGAGAAACTGGCTGAGACGCAGCCGCAGGCGTTCCGCGGTCAAGTCGAGCGGCTGCACCACCGGCAATGTGTGGGATGGAAGCCGGCTCGGCAGCGGCGCCGCCCAGGAGATCCGCGCCATGGTGGCGTGGCCGTACGCGGTCGCCTCCAATCGGGGCGGGCAGCCTGCCGGTTCGACGACCGTCCGGCTGAAGGCAACGATCGTTGCCTCCGCCGCACGGTCGGACGCGCTCGGCCGCACCAGCAACGTCCCGGCAGCCGGACGGGAAGCGGCAATCAGCGTCTCCGCCAGACGCCGGGCCTCGCCGGCATCCACCGTCGCCAGGACGCCGGCGATCTGCCGGTGTCCGACCAGGCCGGCGACGGGAGCGGCCGCCCGCCGCAGCATGGCGATAGCGGCATCCGGGTCGCGGTGGTCGGCGCGGTGGCCGATGCGGCTGCGCAGCACCGGGGCCGGCGTGCCGTTCTCGACCACGACGGCGAAGGACAGGTGGCTGCGCAGGTTGGCATTCGGGCCGTGCTCACGCAGCCAAACGGTGAAGGCCTCATCCAGCCTGCGGCCGATCCCCTCGTCGTCGGCCGCGTCCGACAGGATCGCGAGGGCACTCGCGGATGGCGCCGTCGCGGCGCGCAGCCTTGCGGATTCAGCCGCGGTCTCGCTCGCCGCAGACAGCAGACGACCGGTCCAGCCGCGCCAACTGTCGGACAGGACCGAGAAGCCCTTGGCCAAGGTTTGCAGCACCGCGACGGCATCCGGCGCGGCACCGAGCCCGGAGGCCTCGCCCGCCAACGGACCGGCGATGCGCTGCGCAAGCCACTCCGACAGCGCGGCGACCTCGACCGGCGTGATGGAGTTTCCCGGCGGTTGCCCGGACGCCGGACACAGCATGGCCGTCAGCGACGCCGCCGCCGATCGTGTGATCCATTCCGGCGCGCCGCCGTTCAGTGTCGGCACCATCGCCAGAAAGGCGGGAAGCTCCTGCGGCTCGGCCGCCGCACGCAGCAGCATGGCCCATGGCGAGGCCGGCGGTTCGGCGGCGCGGATCTGCGCCACCAAATTGGACAGACGTTCAGCCGACGGGGCCGGCACGTCGTAGCCGGACCCGTCCGGAGCCGGCGTGATGCCGCCCAGAAGGTGCCAGCCGATCACACGGAGCAGGAACTCCTGTTCCGTCAGCCGGTGTTCCGTCGCGGCCGGGACCGTCAGCCCGCGTGCCGTGACTGCGGCGACCGGACCGGCGGACCGCGCCATCGCCGGCAGCCACGCCCGCCGCGGGCGCGGCGACAGCAGCGTGTCGCAAAGCACGACCGTCTGTGCGATGGCATCGTCCGGGGCGCCGGACACCGTCATCACCGTGTCGAAGGGCGCCTCGTCGTCGGTGGCCGCCAGCTCCGGCCGTGCCGAGCCCAGCAGCACAGTCCGCGGATAGCACGGGAGCCGCGAGGCTGTTTCGCATTCCCGCAGGAATGCCGTGCGCCGCGCACGCTCCGGGGCGCCGGCCCCGCCTTCGGCGGCGATGCAGAGGATCTCTGGAATGATCACACCCGCAGCCTGGGCCGCCCTGGCCTGCCGGCGCAGCACCCGGGCGATGTCCAGCGCCGCGGCGCTGCCGAAGCCGCCGGCCGTATCGAGCAGCACGACGATCTGGCGCACCCCGTCCGCCGCCGGACGCGCCATCAGCGCCTGCAGTCCGTCTTGCAGCGCTTCCGCAAGACCACCATGTTCGAACCAGCGCAGCAGCGCTGCCCGGCCCAGCGTCCGGTCGCCATGCACGCCTCGTTCGAGGCTGAGTTCCTGCCGCGATGCGCCCTGGTATTTGCGGAGCGGCAGGCCGGACCACACAGTGCCGGGCCTTGCGGAATCCGGAATCCGGTCGCGCAACCATTGGTTGGCGTCAGTCACGGCGACCGGGGCCGTCAGTGCCGTGACCGGAAAGTCCTGGGAGCCCGGCTGCGCCGCAAGCGCCTGTGACAAGGCGTCGGAGTCCACATCGACCGCGATGAAGCCGACAGGAGGTGTGCGGTTGCCCCCTGCCGTCGCGGTCAGGTGACGGCGTACCGCAAGTGCGGCTCGTCCGCCCCAGCCGCCGACGCCGACAATCAGCGTCGGTACGGCAGCCTCAGCGGGACTCGCCGGTACCGGCAGGCGCAGCACCTGGACCGGCGGCGGAGGCGGCTTAGGAATGGAGTCTGACGGAGGAGGAGGAGGCTCCTCCTTCGGGCGGGACAGCAGAGCCAGTGCCGCCCACCCCAATGCGGGCGCAAAGGCAACTGCCAGGAACAGCGGCGAGACGACCAGGATCGACGGCGTGCCGGAGCGCAGTTCGACCTCGCCCGTGCCGTCCGGCTTCGGATAACGCAGCTGGGCCGGTGCATATGTCACCGGCACGTATCCGAGGATGTTGGGGCGAACCGTAACGGCGAACATGGCGGGGGAACGGCGCAACGGCTGGATCCGGCGGGCAAGACGCCCGTCGGCGTTGCCGACCGACCAGCCGCCGTCCTCGGCCACGACATCGAAGAGACGCCCGTCCATCGGCAGCGCCAGCCGGGCGCGATGGGCCGCAATGCCGTCATCCGTCGTGGTGACGCTGCGGAATTGGGCCGTGATCTCGCTCTGGTTGGTGGGGATCAGGGTTCGGCCGGGCGATCCCGTCACCTGGGACATGTGGGCGATGTCCAGGCTGTTCGGCACTCCGACCACGAAGAGTTCAACCTCATTGCCGCGCAGCGCCTGGCTTGCGCCAATCACCTCGGGCCAGCCCATCGGGTTCGGGCATGACGAGCACGCGACCCATTCGCCGTCGGTGTAGAAGACAGCCAGCCGCCGCGCCTGCGGACGGGCGCGCGCCATGACGGAGTCGATCTCGCGGAACATCGCGCGCGAGTCATTGGCGCCGCTACGGTCGAGCAGCGGCGCCAGGGCGCGCGCCGAGACACGGTCGGCCGACGCGGTCCAATCCGCCTCGATGCGCGCCTCGGTGTCGAAACTGACGACCGCCACCCGGTTGGCAGAGGCCCCCGACAGCAGCAGGTCGTTTGCTGCCGATTCGATCGCGGCGAGCAGGGTCGGCCGGGTCTCCCGGGTGGAACCGGAGACGTCGACCAGGACGAGCAGGTCGACCGGCGGCGGGGGCAGCGGCCTGCCACCGGTTTCATCCGGCACGCCGGCGAAATCGATCCGCAGCGGGACCGCCCCGCCCATCACCAGAATCCGGTCGGCCGTCACGGCGAGCGGGCCGCCCTGCGGCTGGACTGCTGTCATGACCGCCCAGCCCCAGAGCCCGGCCAGGACCAGAACCGGCCCCCCGATCAAAGCCAGCAAGCCGACCAGGAAATCGCCACCGAAGAGGTTTCTCCGTCGTCCCGTCACCACCGCCACCATTCAGTACAGGGTTCGCGCCGACAGGTCGGCTTTGGTCGACGGGCTGCCGTAGAACTGCATGGACATCCGCAACCCATCGATCAGACGGCTGTATTCGGCTTCGCCGACGGCATTGCCGAGTGCGTTCTCGCTGATCGGCACGCTTGCCTTCAGGAAGCTCGTCAGCGGCTCGTCGCGGATGAAGTCCTCCAGCTGCTCGAAGTAGGAGCGCTCGGTCTCCCCGTTTCGGTTCGCCGATTGAGGATCCGCGGCGGCCTGACGGGCGCTTTGGAATGCGGCGTCGGCAGTGATCGGGAACCGCTTGGCATTGCCGGCCTCCCGCCGCTGGAGGACGAAGACAACCGCCGCACGGATCAGATCGCCATTGTCCAGGTCCACCGGCGCATCCCGGTTCGGCGCCCTCCAGAACCAGCGTCGCTCCGCCTCGTCGCGGAAGACCGCACCGGTCGCCAAGCAATGCACGAACGCCTGGAACTGATGCGGGTTGTCGAGCAGCCGGACGATACGCGGCGGTATGAGGCGGGAGGCCTCCATCTCCAGGGACAGGCGCCGGGAGAAGACGCGCTCGATGAACCAGGCCTCGGCCTCGCCCCGGAACGGATGGTAGATCAGCGCACGCTGGAGTTCCGCGTCGGCTCCCTGTCCGCGCTCCACGCGCAGGGTTTCAAGATACTTCTTTTCGCAATCCTTCACGTCCTTGATG contains these protein-coding regions:
- a CDS encoding vWA domain-containing protein, with amino-acid sequence MTAMIILGLLILWVGSGWGLIAWFGRSRGKAVRRSVSRRIVGRGDIVTVTVAAEPPIRTEAVQNHDVVLLLDHSGSMGATPGSPLREMIRAASAFVRRLPDPIHVAVVSFDDAAECLCGFTGDKRRAIHAISAIQPGGGTQIGAALARAGELLDASRPDVKRTVILFSDGFDTVDDVLPHAEALRRHPAGPAVYCASFGGDETLALMSAVAGSSERVFLTARFDGLVALFTALAAEVSGQRAIAGLLDEVANAPRPFTVDDTGGAMPVDIRTAQGTSMSWPLPQFDGIPVPVTYGLQAHCLGWHPVVAERGRIAWRLPDGGMSSAEGPPANRVLVLPRWTGWIRPLDIVIATTLAHPLLMLALSRVLRCPSEPALPEAGKGMAADLAPAPLPPPVPVLGSPPFRPTLRPAVVIGLGRDGRAVVETLKEWLGERFGGNGGVALLALQVGPVREPGPGPGPGVMLDPQETLGLHADLWPMATALRGQALPDAWSWVPLACWFDRGQPLTTARGADGDRAKARAAGLANHDILRKAVLDRLAGRARHEVAVFAVGAADDAEATGLLADVAHVAAGEGHGVTALALAADAATGEKAGIAAFAREMERFLARREDPVVVERDGERHVARHLFDQMFVVGRPFDERRDRVEAAAALIWGLLASPALAERLPPPAPGLARGALARVHRVPQDALWRWVRERTLEEGVLRRWLGLEGQVDALVPAPLDGGLLNQLVTAFWSGPAAPQSVLLAGKVQSGEEPVGAFVYGGGYLPVDRPDHEQKAFCDRERILLGLYLESWCRRAIDEAAAKGRCPVGGMRAAVTILQTAMADLHARLLPYADRPESASFAAFGSSILLEARAMLSRLAASLAGWEAVFLSGGSRAPVPMSVAGALAEAGRDLDRWPGWEARVRPRLDAWFARQLPNLCDTLRFIPTWQPAEQTVSLRLGVFGASLTARDDIGQALRVGLDRYAQEVLSWPDEDWAQAHGAAGDSSWIGIGGAAPTVFGPGGDVVDAADPAIAIALSCDPAPVARLLHVSASADHAAFVWPEECNAARIACLIGNRQDREPAPFSPLAVSLLREPSALLAILVETAQGHLKEDADAVVLTRAGRRYPLALLTGDGLRLSDYEKALDQAVTMAAALDGTTLPAIDPYAALPQAWVADPKSFIAALEESPTGRLVRSEPGWTQWSDLAWGLCLDRMSRDMVCA
- a CDS encoding VWA domain-containing protein, encoding MTAVQPQGGPLAVTADRILVMGGAVPLRIDFAGVPDETGGRPLPPPPVDLLVLVDVSGSTRETRPTLLAAIESAANDLLLSGASANRVAVVSFDTEARIEADWTASADRVSARALAPLLDRSGANDSRAMFREIDSVMARARPQARRLAVFYTDGEWVACSSCPNPMGWPEVIGASQALRGNEVELFVVGVPNSLDIAHMSQVTGSPGRTLIPTNQSEITAQFRSVTTTDDGIAAHRARLALPMDGRLFDVVAEDGGWSVGNADGRLARRIQPLRRSPAMFAVTVRPNILGYVPVTYAPAQLRYPKPDGTGEVELRSGTPSILVVSPLFLAVAFAPALGWAALALLSRPKEEPPPPPSDSIPKPPPPPVQVLRLPVPASPAEAAVPTLIVGVGGWGGRAALAVRRHLTATAGGNRTPPVGFIAVDVDSDALSQALAAQPGSQDFPVTALTAPVAVTDANQWLRDRIPDSARPGTVWSGLPLRKYQGASRQELSLERGVHGDRTLGRAALLRWFEHGGLAEALQDGLQALMARPAADGVRQIVVLLDTAGGFGSAAALDIARVLRRQARAAQAAGVIIPEILCIAAEGGAGAPERARRTAFLRECETASRLPCYPRTVLLGSARPELAATDDEAPFDTVMTVSGAPDDAIAQTVVLCDTLLSPRPRRAWLPAMARSAGPVAAVTARGLTVPAATEHRLTEQEFLLRVIGWHLLGGITPAPDGSGYDVPAPSAERLSNLVAQIRAAEPPASPWAMLLRAAAEPQELPAFLAMVPTLNGGAPEWITRSAAASLTAMLCPASGQPPGNSITPVEVAALSEWLAQRIAGPLAGEASGLGAAPDAVAVLQTLAKGFSVLSDSWRGWTGRLLSAASETAAESARLRAATAPSASALAILSDAADDEGIGRRLDEAFTVWLREHGPNANLRSHLSFAVVVENGTPAPVLRSRIGHRADHRDPDAAIAMLRRAAAPVAGLVGHRQIAGVLATVDAGEARRLAETLIAASRPAAGTLLVRPSASDRAAEATIVAFSRTVVEPAGCPPRLEATAYGHATMARISWAAPLPSRLPSHTLPVVQPLDLTAERLRLRLSQFLDRQIDDLPPALALAAADPDRFRSFARLYRGGCLSERPDPWGRMSWFLSEPGVFLTQGDPSLAAAAAVFVRSPPVPEVSERPESGDFSVLDAWTRSHVEPNADAGERLLTLAAISIALEEEVLA